From Desulfovibrio sp.:
CCTTTTCGGTTCCGAACCGGCGCTGGAATGTAATCAGGTCCATATCGTGGTAAGGTTTGGCCATGGCGAGCCTCCTCAACAGTCTAGATTCTTTCTATAAAGTATGGAAATTGCGGAGCGAAGGCAATAGCCACGTAAAAAAAAGCGGGGCGGCAGAGCCGCCCCGCGGAGGGGACACGAAACAAGCACGTTACTCTTCAGGAGTCTCTTCAGCCTTGGCGGCCTTGGCCTTAGGAGCAGCCTTGGCTTTGGGAGCAGCTTCGCCCTTGGCGGCCTTGGCCTTAGGAGCGGCCTTGGCCTTGGTTGCGGCCTCAGTCTTGGGCGCTTCTTCAACCTTGGGCGCAGCCTCGGTCTTGGGAGCAGCCTGAACGGCTTCTTCGCGACGGGTAAGCTCGATAACCGCCATGGGGGCGCAATCGCCAACACGGGGCAGGCCAAGCTTGTACACACGGGTGAAGCCGCCATTCACGCCACTGAAACGCGGAGCGATCTCGTCGAAAAGCTTTTGCACCAGCTGGTGGTTCTCTAAAACCTTGTACGCCAGGCGGCGGGCATGCAGATCGTTGCGAAGCCCCAGGGTCACGAGGTTGTCGGCAACCTTGCGAAGCTCCATGGCCTTGGTCTCGGTGGTCTTGATCTGACCGTAGGTGAGAAGCGACCGCGCCATGTTGCGGAACATGGCCTTGCGATG
This genomic window contains:
- the rplQ gene encoding 50S ribosomal protein L17 translates to MRHSKGGKKLGRTFSHRKAMFRNMARSLLTYGQIKTTETKAMELRKVADNLVTLGLRNDLHARRLAYKVLENHQLVQKLFDEIAPRFSGVNGGFTRVYKLGLPRVGDCAPMAVIELTRREEAVQAAPKTEAAPKVEEAPKTEAATKAKAAPKAKAAKGEAAPKAKAAPKAKAAKAEETPEE